From one Ignavibacteria bacterium genomic stretch:
- a CDS encoding aminotransferase class I/II-fold pyridoxal phosphate-dependent enzyme: MISSKLPHTGASIFSTMTALAIQEGAINLSQGFPDFQPDGRLQQAVARAISEGFNQYAPMIGIAELRTAISARYQHFHGLTVDPDTEVTITPGGTAALFTALAASVHPGDRVLIFDPAYDSYAPAVQTLGASVVRCTLTPPLYKPDMDFVRNEAEKGLSVIIVNSPHNPTGTMWTSDDIDALAIIADRYDILILSDEVYELITYDTAHSPLMSHDLLRHRTFTVTSFGKLIHATGWKVGACVASPALTNEFRKVHQYLAFSVHTPTQVGLAEYTSRPEVFSSLPGFFKARRSVFCDTLNNSQWGIRPCHGTYFQLLDFSRFWKGSDVDLAVLLTKKWKVASIPLSPFTDGKNGDTCLRFCFAKSEQTLSTASMRLADAASTL; the protein is encoded by the coding sequence GTGATTAGTTCTAAACTGCCACACACCGGAGCCTCGATTTTTAGTACGATGACGGCTTTGGCCATTCAGGAAGGTGCCATCAATTTATCACAGGGGTTTCCTGATTTTCAGCCGGACGGCCGGCTTCAGCAGGCCGTTGCACGAGCAATTTCGGAGGGTTTCAATCAGTACGCACCAATGATTGGTATAGCAGAACTTCGCACTGCAATTTCTGCACGATACCAACATTTTCACGGACTAACGGTTGACCCCGATACAGAAGTTACCATAACACCCGGCGGAACCGCAGCATTGTTTACTGCACTGGCAGCTTCTGTCCACCCTGGTGACCGAGTCTTAATATTCGATCCGGCATACGATTCATACGCTCCGGCGGTGCAAACTCTTGGTGCCAGCGTGGTCCGCTGTACACTTACGCCACCGCTCTATAAACCGGATATGGATTTTGTTCGGAATGAGGCTGAAAAAGGGCTTTCTGTTATCATCGTTAATTCTCCCCATAATCCAACCGGAACAATGTGGACGTCCGATGATATTGACGCACTTGCAATTATCGCAGATCGCTATGATATTCTGATACTTAGCGACGAAGTGTATGAGTTGATTACGTACGATACTGCCCATTCTCCGCTAATGAGTCATGACCTGCTGCGCCACCGTACGTTTACCGTGACCTCTTTTGGTAAGCTGATCCATGCCACGGGATGGAAGGTGGGCGCGTGCGTAGCCTCGCCTGCACTAACAAATGAATTTCGGAAGGTTCATCAGTATCTGGCTTTCAGCGTTCACACTCCCACACAAGTCGGCTTGGCTGAATACACATCTCGTCCTGAAGTTTTTAGCTCATTACCCGGTTTTTTCAAAGCAAGACGTAGTGTTTTTTGCGATACCCTGAATAATAGTCAATGGGGAATTCGGCCATGTCATGGAACCTATTTTCAGCTACTGGATTTTTCTCGGTTCTGGAAGGGATCCGACGTAGATTTAGCTGTATTGCTCACAAAGAAATGGAAGGTGGCTTCGATCCCGCTGTCACCGTTTACAGATGGTAAAAATGGCGATACATGCCTACGTTTTTGCTTTGCCAAAAGTGAGCAAACGTTATCAACAGCGTCAATGCGCCTGGCCGATGCTGCCAGCACACTCTAA
- a CDS encoding MBL fold metallo-hydrolase has translation MLGGAEEIGANCFHYNLFGTGIVVDAGLHPRERGYRTFPELEYINGKPVDHLLITHAHSDHLGGVPYVLRRHPNVRICMTRATRDLSHVMLNNNGRLLRGEVTAHFTKEQLEYYQREQIQLVRSSFDAADYKEPFVITGYSGQPVTAVFHWAGHILGSAGVVFESNGFRILHTADVQFQPQSIIKSAQLPRVHADVVVTEATNCASSFPIDYHGESQKLSRFITQISSQGGSVLIPCFALGKTQEIVSRLYQLMQQGSIPRLPIYTGGMATAISQVYDSYCYTEPFNRPGFKLADVPQEKLSWETLHTNEYLKSPGIVVASSGMVNKRTMSYVLAKYWMREPTFGIAFIGYQDPSTPGYQLLHSEKNKAFDFGGKEFKRLCAIESFRFSAHAAQEDLVGFITDCTPHTVVIVHGEREACEGLALALRMRMPGLRIIIPRIGITYNLANEQWESDE, from the coding sequence TGAACGTGGCTACCGTACCTTCCCTGAGTTAGAATATATTAACGGAAAGCCGGTTGATCATTTACTTATTACCCATGCGCACTCCGACCATTTAGGTGGTGTACCGTATGTTTTACGCAGACATCCCAATGTGCGCATTTGTATGACGCGTGCCACGCGCGACCTAAGCCATGTAATGCTTAATAACAACGGCCGACTGCTTAGGGGTGAGGTTACGGCACATTTTACCAAGGAACAGCTCGAATACTACCAGCGGGAACAAATTCAGCTTGTTCGTTCCTCCTTTGATGCAGCCGACTATAAGGAGCCCTTTGTAATTACCGGTTATTCCGGACAGCCGGTTACGGCTGTGTTTCATTGGGCTGGCCATATACTTGGTTCTGCCGGGGTGGTTTTTGAGAGCAATGGCTTCAGAATTCTTCATACTGCTGACGTGCAGTTTCAGCCACAAAGCATTATTAAATCGGCTCAACTTCCGCGTGTTCATGCTGATGTTGTGGTTACAGAGGCCACTAATTGTGCTTCAAGTTTCCCAATTGACTACCATGGGGAGTCACAAAAACTTAGTCGGTTTATTACCCAGATATCATCTCAAGGGGGCTCTGTTCTGATTCCATGTTTTGCCTTGGGAAAAACACAGGAGATTGTAAGCCGCCTTTATCAGTTAATGCAGCAAGGCTCAATTCCACGTCTTCCGATTTACACCGGTGGTATGGCTACGGCAATTTCACAGGTTTACGATTCATACTGTTATACCGAACCATTTAATCGTCCTGGCTTTAAGCTGGCAGATGTTCCTCAGGAAAAACTGTCGTGGGAAACTCTTCATACCAATGAATATCTTAAGTCCCCGGGTATTGTCGTGGCATCCTCGGGGATGGTTAACAAGCGCACAATGAGTTATGTACTTGCCAAGTACTGGATGCGTGAACCAACATTTGGAATTGCATTTATCGGCTACCAGGACCCGTCGACTCCGGGTTATCAACTCCTCCATAGTGAAAAGAATAAAGCTTTTGACTTTGGAGGAAAGGAGTTTAAGCGACTCTGCGCCATAGAATCATTTCGGTTTAGTGCACATGCCGCTCAGGAAGATCTGGTTGGTTTCATCACTGATTGTACTCCCCATACTGTGGTTATTGTACATGGTGAGCGCGAGGCCTGCGAGGGTCTGGCACTTGCACTTAGAATGCGCATGCCAGGCCTTCGCATTATCATTCCCCGCATTGGAATAACCTATAATCTGGCTAACGAACAATGGGAATCGGATGAATAG
- a CDS encoding glutaminyl-peptide cyclotransferase, with protein MQIAISILVFCLLYSCSAKQEISEKKGLLTQTEETAPPNSDTNAKPPTIVHTLQVIERYPHDTMAFTQGLCFVGNDLYETTGQYGASSLRKIDMKTGKVLKTVSLETSIFGEGLAFLDNRFFILTWVNQFALVMDKNTLHEKKRIPYSGEGWGLTTDGTVLYMSNGTEVITVRSAEDFSTLRTIVVRLDGTPVRYLNELEWVEGELYANVWQSNSIMCINPENGMVTRVLDASNILGQTERTVRTDVLNGIAYNSNTKELYITGKYWPFLFKVH; from the coding sequence ATGCAAATAGCCATCAGCATTCTAGTGTTCTGCTTACTGTATTCATGCTCAGCTAAACAGGAAATATCAGAAAAGAAGGGTCTGTTAACACAAACCGAAGAAACAGCCCCACCTAATAGTGATACGAATGCCAAGCCCCCTACCATCGTCCATACACTGCAGGTAATCGAACGATACCCACACGACACAATGGCCTTTACTCAGGGATTATGTTTTGTTGGCAACGATTTATACGAAACCACGGGTCAGTACGGTGCAAGCAGTCTGCGTAAAATTGACATGAAGACGGGCAAGGTCCTAAAAACCGTTTCGCTGGAAACATCCATATTTGGTGAAGGTCTTGCCTTCTTAGATAACAGGTTCTTCATCTTGACATGGGTAAACCAGTTTGCACTGGTGATGGATAAAAATACGCTGCACGAAAAAAAACGGATACCGTATTCGGGTGAAGGGTGGGGGCTGACAACAGATGGAACGGTACTGTACATGAGTAATGGAACCGAAGTGATAACCGTACGGTCAGCCGAAGATTTTTCCACTCTTCGCACAATAGTGGTTAGGCTGGACGGCACCCCTGTCCGATACCTTAATGAACTGGAATGGGTCGAGGGTGAACTATACGCCAACGTATGGCAGTCAAATTCAATAATGTGTATTAATCCTGAAAATGGTATGGTTACCAGGGTTCTTGATGCATCAAATATCCTTGGTCAGACCGAGCGGACTGTCCGAACAGACGTGTTAAACGGTATTGCATACAACAGCAACACTAAAGAATTGTACATAACCGGAAAATACTGGCCTTTTTTATTTAAAGTGCACTAG
- a CDS encoding ankyrin repeat domain-containing protein: MKFIVFLLTVWSVYANGLTDIVKTGDLKAVSRAVTSKKYNINEQDSDGLSGVIISAMVGDSAMLELLISHGADVNLSAKQGMTALHAAVFHGNESIVKMLIAAGADVNMADDQGRTALHVAAEKGLSNPIDDLIRSGANIKVWDYRGQSPIFVAIGNRQLNTLNELLENGADPEQTDLMGRTPLMLVAFLGEYEMISLLLRFHANVHAVDYAFHTALWYAKQRNHKSSIQVLRKAGALF; encoded by the coding sequence ATGAAGTTTATCGTGTTTCTGTTAACGGTTTGGTCTGTATACGCAAATGGGCTTACCGACATTGTAAAAACCGGTGATTTAAAAGCTGTCAGCAGGGCTGTTACAAGTAAAAAATACAACATCAACGAACAAGATTCCGACGGGCTCAGTGGCGTTATTATCAGCGCCATGGTAGGTGATTCAGCCATGCTTGAGCTTCTCATTTCTCATGGTGCAGATGTTAATCTAAGTGCCAAACAGGGAATGACGGCTCTTCATGCTGCTGTGTTTCATGGGAATGAAAGCATTGTAAAAATGCTCATAGCCGCTGGTGCAGATGTTAATATGGCTGATGACCAGGGTAGGACTGCCCTTCATGTTGCTGCTGAAAAGGGGCTCTCAAACCCGATAGATGACTTAATTCGATCGGGCGCAAATATTAAGGTGTGGGATTACCGTGGACAGTCGCCTATTTTTGTTGCCATAGGGAACCGACAGTTAAACACCCTTAATGAGCTGCTTGAGAACGGAGCCGACCCCGAACAGACTGATTTGATGGGGAGAACTCCTCTGATGCTGGTAGCTTTTTTGGGTGAGTACGAAATGATTTCCTTGCTTTTAAGGTTTCATGCCAACGTTCACGCCGTGGATTATGCTTTTCATACCGCACTATGGTACGCGAAGCAACGAAACCATAAGAGTTCAATACAAGTTCTGCGTAAGGCCGGTGCGTTGTTTTGA
- a CDS encoding outer membrane beta-barrel protein: protein MHAPLKILPVLLLLIALGNRAGAQPENVPASAYDRPSNIYEDTLIERIRNIPLEWQFGLNFRVSNPQDTLRRALETLDGISTGYGFGLEAGYYFDPLPVATGLHIGFDFYGYENRRFVVPLGSLFLDTINYEVYNTQIPVNLSLRVQPNIASWVYPYAEVLGGFTLIQSSVSATRASGVNANVASKDESSISWQYGTGVGCMVKVVDIINLPHELQRTLLDIRLRYLWGSAATVSWINVTDSQEISINSQRVESPEIVHFSLGLTFQF from the coding sequence ATGCATGCTCCCCTTAAGATATTGCCCGTTCTACTGTTGCTTATTGCTCTGGGTAATCGTGCTGGTGCCCAGCCGGAAAATGTTCCTGCGTCAGCGTATGATCGTCCGTCCAACATCTATGAGGATACTCTGATTGAGAGAATCCGAAACATACCCCTGGAATGGCAGTTTGGTCTGAACTTCCGTGTATCCAATCCGCAGGATACATTAAGGCGTGCTCTTGAAACTCTGGATGGCATATCTACCGGATACGGTTTTGGGTTAGAAGCGGGATACTATTTTGACCCTCTGCCGGTAGCTACCGGCCTGCATATCGGTTTTGATTTTTACGGTTATGAAAACCGACGGTTTGTGGTGCCCCTGGGATCGTTGTTCTTAGATACAATAAATTACGAAGTGTACAACACCCAGATTCCCGTAAATCTCAGCCTGCGCGTACAGCCAAACATTGCTTCATGGGTATACCCTTACGCAGAGGTATTGGGCGGGTTCACGCTAATCCAGTCCTCAGTGTCGGCTACCCGGGCAAGTGGTGTTAATGCAAATGTTGCTTCCAAGGATGAGAGCAGCATATCGTGGCAATATGGCACCGGTGTTGGATGTATGGTTAAGGTTGTTGATATTATTAATCTTCCGCATGAGTTGCAGCGAACGCTGTTGGATATTCGGCTGCGGTACTTATGGGGATCAGCAGCAACCGTATCTTGGATAAATGTTACTGATTCGCAAGAAATCTCAATTAATTCACAGAGGGTAGAGTCACCCGAGATTGTTCACTTTTCGCTTGGGCTGACATTCCAGTTTTAA
- a CDS encoding NYN domain-containing protein, protein MEKLSKLVRVGIFYDGNYFLHVSNYYAFNHSRQSRISIRGLHEFIRHQVAEEEGVDSRHCQIVDSHFFRGRLPAQEAQQRGNLLYYERVFDDILMWEGVITHYLPVRNTGGRREEKGIDVWMALEAYELTLLKKMDVVVLITSDGDYVPLVRKLNTLGARVMVLAWDFEFVDNDGNRIVTRTSQELIEEVSYPVAMHELLETRARRNDVLIQNMFVQRDLASKIGTGFNYTATRSDFDTADDTDDSEIFESEIVALKNGYGFIKYDPDNLFFHHTDVLQTPFSDLHEGDSVEFSLGRNSDGDPVAKRVKLILDDDY, encoded by the coding sequence ATGGAAAAACTATCAAAATTGGTCCGTGTCGGCATTTTCTATGATGGCAATTATTTTTTACACGTATCAAACTATTACGCATTCAACCACAGTCGCCAAAGCAGAATCAGCATTAGGGGACTTCACGAATTTATCCGGCACCAGGTTGCGGAAGAAGAAGGTGTGGATTCCAGACATTGTCAAATTGTAGATAGCCATTTTTTTCGCGGAAGACTACCTGCTCAGGAAGCCCAGCAACGGGGAAATCTGCTGTATTACGAACGGGTGTTCGATGATATTTTAATGTGGGAGGGCGTTATTACCCACTATTTACCTGTACGCAACACCGGAGGCCGGCGCGAAGAGAAGGGTATCGATGTTTGGATGGCTCTTGAAGCCTACGAACTTACGTTGCTCAAAAAGATGGATGTGGTAGTACTCATTACATCCGATGGCGATTATGTTCCACTGGTCAGAAAACTGAACACCCTGGGTGCACGTGTAATGGTATTGGCGTGGGACTTCGAATTTGTCGATAATGATGGCAACCGAATCGTTACCCGTACATCACAAGAACTCATCGAAGAGGTGAGTTATCCGGTTGCAATGCACGAATTACTTGAAACCCGTGCCCGACGTAACGATGTTCTCATCCAGAATATGTTCGTACAGCGTGACCTTGCTTCCAAAATCGGCACCGGTTTTAATTATACCGCAACACGGTCTGATTTTGATACTGCTGACGACACGGATGATTCTGAAATTTTCGAAAGTGAAATCGTTGCACTGAAAAATGGCTACGGGTTTATTAAATACGACCCTGACAACTTGTTTTTCCACCACACGGATGTTCTTCAGACTCCGTTTTCGGACCTGCATGAGGGCGATTCCGTCGAGTTTTCTTTGGGCCGAAATTCGGATGGTGACCCGGTTGCGAAGCGTGTTAAACTGATTCTTGACGATGACTATTAG
- a CDS encoding T9SS type A sorting domain-containing protein: protein MKTPFKGAQGIALLCMMGFLSQGTPSFAGVEISFNPLTGGFRSGSSVFVTWDNNFQSPLKEIVLFDGERNQTTVLATDIVLESGTQQCLLPYNLLLGSWYRIGVRDKHDTRKIVFSPGFHAITAPQPAISHISDVEHAATAYVQPVPVQQKITVSWPISRQVTRLILNDQQGQIITTVDVPDQTNRMDIDVAGITAGMYYLMIRDGNGPYSIHPIPIVR from the coding sequence ATGAAAACACCATTCAAAGGTGCCCAGGGCATCGCTTTGCTTTGTATGATGGGTTTTTTGAGTCAGGGAACACCATCGTTTGCCGGAGTTGAGATATCATTTAACCCATTAACAGGCGGGTTTCGTAGCGGATCGAGTGTATTTGTTACTTGGGACAACAATTTTCAAAGCCCCCTAAAGGAGATCGTCTTGTTTGACGGTGAACGGAATCAAACAACAGTCTTAGCCACGGACATCGTCCTGGAATCCGGCACACAGCAATGTCTGCTTCCGTACAATCTGCTCCTGGGTTCATGGTACAGGATAGGCGTGCGTGATAAGCACGATACAAGAAAAATCGTGTTCAGTCCCGGGTTCCACGCCATCACTGCTCCGCAGCCGGCTATTAGTCATATTAGTGACGTGGAGCACGCTGCTACCGCCTATGTTCAGCCGGTACCAGTACAACAAAAGATTACAGTATCGTGGCCAATCAGCCGACAGGTAACGCGGTTAATACTGAATGACCAGCAGGGGCAGATAATTACAACAGTGGACGTACCTGACCAGACAAATCGGATGGACATAGATGTTGCCGGAATTACTGCCGGAATGTACTATTTAATGATTCGTGATGGAAACGGACCCTACTCTATTCATCCGATTCCCATTGTTCGTTAG
- a CDS encoding T9SS type A sorting domain-containing protein, whose product MLQTALLYRLTTVMILCISGVNAQETQFCPSWVELQDSHNNIDIPMCATSVTIGVSTTIPDIVKGTIDDAVKLYRMVPNTNDLVQIKATVTVNKDDGEITITPEEPFLIFDDLKNVAPRYYTIMLDCKSWGGNSTYEKIFVKRNYAYVSGRAKRASDSTLIMEWDGFPNSRTVHFHNKHLILSSPDEIGNQVFSHWEVNYPEANIDPKKANQEVGDWCWPAIDTVIFTAWYKSSVQVNDEGENGDVRVIWDNAAGAIRIDNDNGIFSRITIYNLQGSLAYAQSVQRQFTQITIPLRLQPGVYLAVADTPSGSKVVRFLVHP is encoded by the coding sequence ATGTTACAGACAGCCTTGCTATATCGGTTAACAACCGTAATGATTCTGTGTATTTCGGGTGTAAACGCACAGGAAACACAGTTTTGCCCATCATGGGTAGAGCTGCAGGACTCACACAACAATATTGATATTCCAATGTGTGCCACATCGGTGACAATTGGGGTGAGTACAACAATACCTGATATTGTAAAAGGCACCATTGATGATGCCGTTAAACTGTACCGGATGGTACCCAATACAAATGATCTGGTGCAAATCAAGGCAACTGTAACTGTGAACAAGGACGACGGAGAGATTACAATTACTCCTGAAGAACCATTTCTCATTTTTGATGATCTGAAAAATGTAGCACCCAGATATTATACGATTATGCTTGACTGCAAATCGTGGGGTGGTAATTCTACTTATGAAAAAATATTTGTTAAGCGGAATTATGCTTACGTTTCTGGTAGAGCCAAAAGAGCCTCTGACTCCACTCTAATAATGGAATGGGACGGCTTTCCTAATTCACGAACTGTCCATTTCCACAACAAACACCTGATTTTATCCAGTCCTGATGAAATTGGCAACCAAGTTTTTTCACATTGGGAAGTAAACTATCCTGAGGCGAATATTGATCCGAAAAAAGCAAATCAGGAAGTTGGTGACTGGTGCTGGCCTGCGATTGATACTGTCATATTTACGGCTTGGTATAAAAGTTCGGTACAGGTTAATGATGAAGGTGAAAACGGAGATGTACGTGTTATTTGGGACAATGCCGCCGGTGCTATCCGTATTGACAATGATAACGGGATTTTTAGTCGGATAACGATATACAACCTACAGGGTTCATTGGCGTACGCTCAATCAGTACAACGTCAGTTTACGCAGATTACAATACCATTACGATTACAGCCGGGAGTGTATTTGGCTGTAGCTGATACTCCGTCTGGCAGTAAGGTAGTGCGGTTTTTAGTTCATCCATAG
- a CDS encoding L,D-transpeptidase, whose product MITQSFFRFSLSLLVLIFVGCTDNGDSDSVNDSNSRLGADSLTEEKKLELEAARTSDTAKHSADSLKSAIPRISYSLFAVSNAKALDSIRRTYAKTKANWLAYRAFTTINRKDIHYVRIGDSVLIPDSISSDLRWYSVFPYYYQAAASIPKLLVISNEWQSYACYEYGKLVRFAATNTGEERKPTFPGRYAVNWKQRLRLSSLDSTWVLPFTVNIHQYAGSAMHQFDMPGRPVSHSCVRQFLEDAEWIYNWVKVAQLDSNRRIIPLTGTPVIIHGLFDFSRKRGGPWLDIKDNSIQIADLPKQPMDVEPALIPISQIPKAVRGALVDGDRYREAEGILRTRGWIRDHVQLRESIDYNKLRREKKRRQEAAATDSLRSGGPAMPQQVISPEAH is encoded by the coding sequence ATGATAACACAGAGTTTTTTCCGTTTTTCGCTCTCATTGCTGGTACTAATCTTTGTTGGATGTACCGATAACGGTGATTCCGACAGTGTCAACGATTCCAATTCTCGGCTTGGTGCCGATTCTTTAACCGAAGAAAAGAAGCTGGAGTTGGAAGCCGCACGTACAAGTGATACTGCTAAACACAGTGCAGACTCACTGAAGTCTGCTATTCCCAGAATTTCCTATTCACTTTTCGCTGTCTCGAATGCAAAAGCACTTGACAGTATTCGTCGTACCTACGCAAAAACCAAGGCCAACTGGCTGGCCTACCGTGCCTTTACCACAATTAACCGTAAAGATATTCACTACGTGCGGATAGGTGATTCCGTACTCATACCGGACTCAATTTCATCTGACTTGCGGTGGTATTCCGTATTCCCGTATTATTACCAGGCAGCAGCATCAATTCCGAAATTGTTGGTTATTAGTAACGAGTGGCAGAGTTACGCCTGTTATGAATACGGTAAACTCGTACGTTTTGCGGCAACAAATACAGGCGAGGAACGGAAGCCAACATTCCCGGGACGTTATGCCGTTAACTGGAAACAGCGGCTGCGGCTTTCTTCTCTTGACAGTACGTGGGTTCTCCCCTTTACCGTTAACATCCATCAGTATGCAGGAAGTGCAATGCATCAATTTGATATGCCGGGCCGCCCCGTCTCGCATTCTTGTGTGCGACAATTTCTTGAAGATGCCGAATGGATATACAACTGGGTGAAGGTTGCTCAGTTGGATTCGAATCGCCGCATTATCCCACTTACCGGAACACCTGTAATCATTCACGGTCTGTTTGATTTCTCACGAAAACGCGGTGGACCGTGGTTGGATATTAAAGACAATTCTATTCAGATTGCCGACCTTCCAAAGCAGCCAATGGATGTTGAGCCGGCATTAATACCAATCTCGCAGATTCCTAAAGCAGTTCGCGGAGCACTTGTTGACGGAGACCGTTACCGTGAAGCAGAAGGCATACTCCGTACCCGTGGCTGGATCCGGGATCACGTGCAGCTTAGAGAGAGTATTGATTATAACAAGTTGCGTCGCGAAAAAAAACGTCGCCAGGAAGCCGCTGCTACAGATTCCCTCCGGTCGGGTGGACCCGCTATGCCACAGCAGGTTATCTCGCCTGAGGCGCATTAG
- a CDS encoding replication-associated recombination protein A, whose amino-acid sequence MDDLFSTASSAAGEVRQPLAEQLRPRNINDIIGQQHLLGSTGPIRAMVQTGKLQSIILWGPPGSGKTTLAQCITRSVNASFAEVRAIDSGVKELRSVLQKAQFDRIRGVATVLFVDETHRFNKLQQDALLHAVEQGHVVFIGATTENPSFSVNNALLSRCHVYRLNPLSPDDMHQIISRAAATVSTQSGKEILVDSDVLVSVAGGDARTLLNILESAVNMNLHRQSSAIVIDKAVVEQVIQQRVARYDGTGDDHYQLISALIKSIRGSDPDAALLYLAAMIDGGEDPLFIARRLVILSAEDIGNADPQALVLAMACLQAIEKIGMPEGRLLLAQVTTYLASAPKSNASYLAIDAAMELVRLKTVAVPLHLRNASTELMKSEGYGKGYRYPHSYPGHVVSENYFPSSIKETLLYKPDGLGAEDAIQKRLRQYWPNRWSPEEE is encoded by the coding sequence ATGGACGATTTATTTTCAACTGCATCATCAGCAGCTGGTGAGGTACGGCAGCCCCTGGCAGAACAGCTGCGCCCGAGGAATATCAATGATATTATCGGACAGCAGCATCTTCTGGGGTCTACCGGACCTATACGCGCAATGGTACAAACCGGTAAGCTTCAAAGCATCATTCTGTGGGGGCCTCCCGGATCTGGGAAAACAACCCTTGCGCAATGTATTACACGCTCCGTGAACGCATCTTTCGCTGAGGTTCGTGCTATAGATTCAGGGGTTAAAGAGCTACGATCAGTATTGCAAAAGGCACAGTTTGATAGGATTCGTGGGGTTGCTACGGTTTTGTTTGTTGATGAAACTCACAGGTTTAACAAGCTGCAGCAAGATGCTTTGTTACATGCCGTAGAGCAGGGACACGTAGTTTTTATTGGAGCCACAACCGAAAACCCGTCGTTTTCGGTGAACAACGCTCTTTTAAGCAGATGCCATGTGTACCGACTGAATCCGCTCTCGCCGGATGATATGCACCAAATTATCAGTCGAGCAGCAGCCACCGTTTCAACTCAGTCCGGAAAAGAGATTCTGGTTGACAGTGATGTGCTTGTATCGGTTGCCGGTGGTGATGCACGGACCTTGTTAAACATTCTAGAGTCAGCGGTAAATATGAATTTGCACCGGCAAAGCAGTGCGATAGTGATTGACAAAGCGGTGGTAGAACAAGTAATCCAGCAACGAGTGGCGCGCTACGATGGTACTGGTGATGATCACTATCAGCTTATTTCTGCACTGATTAAAAGTATCAGGGGGAGCGACCCCGATGCTGCCTTGTTATATCTGGCTGCGATGATTGACGGAGGCGAGGACCCGCTATTTATAGCACGCAGACTGGTTATACTTTCTGCCGAAGACATTGGCAATGCAGATCCCCAGGCGTTGGTGCTGGCGATGGCCTGTTTGCAGGCAATCGAAAAAATAGGCATGCCAGAGGGGAGACTACTGCTGGCGCAGGTGACTACCTATCTGGCATCTGCCCCCAAGAGTAATGCCAGCTATTTGGCGATAGATGCAGCCATGGAACTGGTTCGGTTAAAAACCGTTGCCGTTCCGCTGCACCTGCGCAATGCCTCTACAGAGCTGATGAAGTCAGAAGGTTATGGTAAAGGGTATCGTTATCCGCATTCGTATCCGGGACACGTTGTTTCAGAAAATTATTTTCCATCGAGTATCAAAGAAACATTGTTATATAAACCGGATGGTTTAGGAGCTGAGGACGCCATCCAAAAACGGCTACGGCAGTACTGGCCTAACCGGTGGAGTCCAGAAGAAGAATAA